GGGGGGCGTTTCGAGCTTCACGCCGAAGTTGGTGCCGTGCCGGCGGGTGTGGGCGTCGTTAACCACGCTCATGCTCGGGCCGTGCCACGAGTGCATGGCCCAGGGGTACAGCGCGGCCACAATCAGGGTGGGGTGCAGGTGCAGGTGGCGGCCCAGGTGCGGGTGGCGCAGGCCCGAGCGCAGCAGCAGGGCCGGCGTCTGGATGGCCCCGGCGGCCACCACCACGCAGCGGGCCCGCACCTGCACGCGCACGGCGGGCCCGTCGGCGGGGGCGTACACGGCCTCGGCCCCGGCGGCGCGGCCGTGGGCCTGGGTGATGCGCTCGACGCGGGCATCGGCCAGCAGGCGGGCCCCGTGGCGGGCGGCCAGGGGCAAATACGTGTTCAGGGTGCCCTGCTTGTGGCCGTGCCCATCGCCGAGCGACGAGTACCCCAGGGCCCTAAAGTGCGCGTCGTCGGCCGCGTCCACGCCCCGCTCGTTGCGTGGAATCAGCTTCACGTCCTGGCCCAGGCGCTGCGAGCCGTCCCACAGGGCCTGGTTCTGGCCGTTGTGGCGGGTGTAATCGGTGTTCACGCCCAGGGCCGCGCTCACCGCATCCAGGCTTTGCTGGAAATCGGGGCCCGTGAAGTGGGGCGCCTGGTGCGCGCGGGCCCATTCCTCCAGCACGTAGTCGGGGGTGCGGAAGGCGCCGGCCCAGTTCACGGTGGTGCCGCCGCCCAGGCACGAGCCGGCCAGGATGCCCACGCCGCCGTCGTGGGTGCCGAGGGTGCCGCGGGCGTCGTACAGGGCCCCCATCATGTCGGTTTCGCGCTGCGTGAAGTCGCGTCCGTGGTAGTAGGGCCCCTTTTCGAGCACCAGCACGTCGAAGCCGGCGGCGGCCAGCTCGCCGGCCACCACGCCGCCGCCCGCCCCCGAGCCCACCACCAGCACGTCGCAGTCGTAGGTAATGTCCTGCCGGGGCCGCAGGGTTTGGAGGGGCTGGGCGGTGTCGGCGGGCGCGTCGGCGGGGCCGGGGTAGCCCAGGGCGTTCCAGGCGGCGGGGCGGCCGGGCCGGCTGCCGCCGTAGTACAGAAACAGGCACAGCTTGCGCAGCGCCTGAAACCCCTTGCGCAGCGGCGGCAGCCGCGAAGCGGCCCAGCTTTGCAGCAGCTGCTCGCGCTGGGCGGCGCTGAGCTGCGCAAACGGCCGCAGGGGCCCCAGCCACGTAAGGCCCACCACAGGCTGGTTGAGCAGGTCGAGCAGCTGCCCGAACTCGGCTTGGGCCCCGAAGGGCTGGGCCCGCACAGCGGCTACAAACTGATCGAGGTCAATGCCTTCGGACCCGGTGGGCAGGCCGGGGGCGGGCGGCAGCAGGGTGTCGGCCACGGCGCGGACGGCGGCGGCGCGGGCGGGGGTAAGGTCGAACATCGGGTGGAATTTTGGGCAGCGGCAACGGGTTGCAAAAGGTAGGCATTTTCGGGCAAAGTAGTAGGCGTGCCGAGTAGTTTGGGGTGGTTTTGGGGCCCAGCGCTACTTTTGCGCCATGCCCGACCTCGTTCGCACCCCCGAGACCCGCCACCGCGTCCACTTCCAGGACTGCGACATGCTGGGCCACCTCAACAACGCCCGCTACCTCGACTACTTCCTCAACGCCCGCGAAGACCAAGTGGCCGAGCACTACGCCCTGAATATGGGCGAGCTGGCCCGCGAGCAGCACGCGGCCTGGGTCATCACCAAGCACCACCTCAGCTACCTCAAGCCCGCGCGCCAGGGCGTGGAGGTGCTCATCCGCACCCAGCTCATCCACTTCGACAACTCCAACCTGGTGGTAGAAATGCAGATGCGCGCCGCCGACGGCCTGCGCCTGCTGGCGCTGCTGTGGTCGGAAATGACGTTTGTGAAGATGCCCGCCGGCACCCGCCTCGACCACTCCGACGAGCTGATGGACCTGCTCGACCGGGTGGACGTGGAAGAGGTTGAGTACGACCCCGATGGCTTCGATGACCGGGTGAAGGCCGTGCGCCAGGAGCTCAAGCAGCTGCGCCGCTCCGCCGAATAGAGCCCCGGGTCCCGGCAATAAGGCGTACATTCCCCTTTATTGCCGCTTGCTATCTTTAATACAATATGTATCCGTTATTTTCTTTGATTATAAGTAGATTGCTAAAAAAGGGCTTGGTAAAGTTTAGTTATTTAGGGGTGTTGCTGGTGCTGCTGGCAACGGGAGCCCAGGCCCAGCGCCGGGCCGCGCCGCTCGGGGCCCCCGCCGCCGGGGCCCCAGACACGGTGACGCACGACGACGCGCACCGCATCGAAATGGGCTACACCACGCTGAGCGGGATTTCCGGGCAGGTGCGCAACGTGTACGATCCCCGCGACCTGGCCGAAGCGCTGCCCGACGTGTGCGAAACCCTGAAAGCCATTCAGCACGGGGTGGAGGAAACCGACCAGGTGGTGGACATCAAGCAGTTGCAAATGTGCCAATTGATGCTGGCCACCACCCAAGGCCAACTCACCGAGTGGCGCACGGCGCTGGGCGGGGCCCACGAGGCGCTGGAAGCCATGCAGGCCCGCTTAAAGGCCCTGCCCGGCCCGCCGGCCCGCGCCCCCCACCCCGACGCGGCCGCCCTTACCCTGGAGCGGGCCGATTCGGCGCTGCAAGGGCGGCAGGGGCGCATCGCAGGGCTGCTCACCAAGCGGTTCCAGCGCGTGAAGACGCTGCAAACCCAGGTGGCGGCCAGCTACATCCAGTCGCTGGAGCTGCAAGACCGGGTGGGCGACCTCATGCGCCGCTTCGGGCGCACCACCATCAAGGCGGCCTACCCGCCGCTGTGGCAGGCGCGGCCCGTTCCACCGCCCCCGCCCGACCCCGACGCGGCCCAGGACGAGGTTTACCGGCGCGAAATCATCGGCTACTACTTCGCCAACAACTGGGACAACTGGGCCTACATGGCCCTGATTGGGGCCGTGTTCTACGGTTGGGTGGCTTTTAACTACCGCCGGGTGAACAAGCGGGCGCTGGCCATCGAGCCGCCCTTCCATTACCTGCGGCCGGGGCTGGTAGCGGCCACGCTGGTGGTGGTGTTCAGCCTGGCCCCGGCCCTGGAGCTGCACCCGCCGCCCGTGTACCTGGCCCTGCTGCAAGTGCTGCTGCTGGGGGCCCTCACGGCGGTGTTTGCCCGCAGCTGGCCCCGCGGCGCGTTTTGGTACTGGCTGGGGCTGGTGGCGTTTTTCGTGGGGCTGGCCCTTATCAACGCCAACGCGGCGGCGGGCCTGCTGGTGCGCTGGGGCCTGCTGCTGCTCGACGTGGCGGCCGTGGGCATCGGGGCGGTGCTGCTGCGGCGCGTGCGGCACGCAGCCAAGCTGCCCCCGTTCGTGGTGCCCGTCACGGGGGTGTTCATGGCGCTGAACGGGCTGGCCGTGGCCTGCAACGTGTTGGGCCGCTTAAGCTTGGCCAAGATGTTCAGCACGACGGCCATATTCGGGCTCACGCAGGGCATCGGGCTGGCCGTGCTCATCGAGCTGCTCACCGAGGCTTTTTTGCTGCAAGTGCTGTGCAGCCGCTCGGCGGCGGGCGGCGTGGGGCACTTCGACTACGACAAAATCGGCCCCTCGTTGCTGCGCCTGCTCACGGCGGTGGCGGCGGGCCTGTGGCTGCTGGTGTTCACCTCCAACCTGAACCTGTATGGTGTGCTCTACGGCGTGGCCGAACGCTTCCTCGCGGCCCCGCGCCTGCTGGGCAGCACCGAGTTCACGCTCGGCAACATCTTGCTGTTCTTTATCATTCTCTACATTTCGGCGCAGCTTCAGCAATACATCGGCTACTTTTTTGGCGAAGTGAGCGATGCCGACGATACCCCCGGGACCCGGCAGCGCGGCTCTTGGCTGGTGGGGCTGCGGCTGCTGCTGGTGCTCGTGGGCTTCGCGCTGGCCACGGCCGCCACGGGCCTGCCGCTCAGCAAAATCGCCATCGTGTTCGGGGCCCTCAGCGTGGGCATCGGCCTGGGCTTGCAAAGCATCGTCAACAACCTGGTGTCGGGCATCATCCTCATCTTCGAGCGGCCCTTCCACGTGGGCGACTTCATCGAGGTGGCCGGCAAGGCGGGCCGCGTGCAGGACATCGGCATCCGCTCCAGCAAGCTCACCTCCGTCACGGGCTCCGAAATTATCGTGCCCAACGGCGATTTGCTCTCCGGCCACGTCATCAACTGGACCCGCACCAACGACCACGTGCGCGTGGACCTCACCCTAAAAATCGCCCCCGCCGTGAACCCCGACGCCGACGGGCAAGCCGACCCGCAAGCTGCCCTGCAAACCGCCCGCGAGCAAATCCAGGAGGAAATCAAGGCCAGCCCCTACACCATGCACACCCTGGCTCCCGAAATCCTGCTCAACAACATCAACGGCCAGGTATACGAATTGCGCGTGCTGTTCTGGATTACCAACATCCGCCAGCAGGAACTCACCAAAAGCGAAATCCTGGCCGGCATCTACCGGCGGTTCACGGCGCAAGGGTTGGTGCTGAGCTAGGGCGGCGGGCCAGGGCCCAAATTGTACGGACGCGGTACCGCCTGAAAACAAAAATCCGACCGGCCGGGGCCCTCGGGGGGGCGGCCGAAACGAATTTCTGCCCGGCAATGCCCAGCGGGAGACGAGCGGCTCCCCCTTTCCGGCCGGCCGGCAGCGCCGGGGGAGGGGCTAGCCAAGCCGGGGAAAGGACAAAAAGGCTTTTCCGGCCGGCCGCTGCCGCCGGGGGGCGCGCTGGCCCCGGTTTCCGGCCGGCCCCGGCCCCCGGGGCCCGGCGCGGAACGGGCGGAGCCGAAAAACCGACGGAAAAGTCGGCCGCAAAAAGAACGATTTTGTATTTTTTATAGATGCGGGACCTTGTGGCCGGGCTTAAACCGCCTACATTTGGCGGTACTATTTACCTTTTATCGTCCGCTGTTCGGCACCGCCATGACCAAGTCCTTAATCCCGATGTCGCAAGGCGACCTGTACCTGCTGCTGCCGCTGGCCTGGCAGGCCTACGGCGAGCAGCTGCCCCGGTTTGCCGCCTACAAGAGCGGCTACACCGCCGCGCTGGCCGACGCCCAGGCCGCGGCCCTCGCCGCCGCGCAGGCCCTCCCCGACGATGCCGCCCGCTCGGGCCAGGCCGAAGCCGTGCGCCAGCGCCTGCTGCCCCAGCTCACCGAGTACCTCGCCGCCTGGTACCAGCTCGACGGCTACATCGAGGAAGCCTACCCCGACGCCTACGCCGCCATGCGCGACGCGGCCGGCCACCGCGACTACGACGCCGCCGGGCACTACGACTGGGCCCGCGCCGCGGCCCTGATGGCGGCGGCCGACGCCTTCGTGCGGGCCCACGCGGCCGACCTGCGCACCGCCGGCCAGATGCCCGACGGCTTCCCCGCCGCCCTGGCCGCCGAAGCCGCCGACGTGGGGGCCCTGCTCGGCGAGTACCAGGCCCTGAAAGGCACCGCCCAGCAGGGCACCGCCGCCCAGCAAACGGCCAACAAGGCCCTTTACGACGACTACCAGAAGATGAACCGCGACGCCCAGCGCATCTTCCGCCTCCAGCCCGACACCGCCCGCCTCTTCCAAACCGAGTACCTGCTGGGCCTGGTGCGCGGCCCCGGTCAGGCCGGCGTGCGCGGCACCCTCACCCTGCCCGGCGGGGCCCCCGCCGCGGGCGTGACGGTGGCCGTCGCGGGCCCCAAAACCGCCGCGGCCGTGAGCGACGAGCAGGGCCGCTACGCCCTGGCCGTGCCCGCCGGCGACTACACCCTCACCTTCAGCGGCGCGGGCTATGCCCCGCAGGAAGCCGCTGTAACGGTGCAAGCCGGCGTGAAAAAGCGGGCGGATGGGGTGATGGGGAAGGGATAATCCCTAATATTGATTCAGATAACGTTTCGCTTTTCTTCATTCATTTAATCCTAAACACAATGCCTGCTTTAAAACGATACAGACTTTTTATTAGTCATGCTTGGCGCTATCATGACGATTACGTGCGATTTATAAACTTACTCGATGAAGCTCCTCTTTTTGAATATGCCAATTATAGCGTACCACGCGATGATAAATTCGATAAGATGTCAAGTACAGCTTTAGGGGAAGAAATAATGGGTCAAATAAGACCTGTGCAATGTGTTATTATTTTAGGAGGACTATATGTTTCATATAGTGACTGGATACAGTATGAGATTGATTATGCTAAACAGATGCAAAAGCCAATCATTGCTGTGATGCCTTGGGGAAGTACTGTAACTCCTAAAGCTGTAACTCAAGCGGCCAACATCATCGTAGGATGGAATACAAATTCTTTTGTCTCAGCTATACGTGACTACTCAATCTAACACAGCAGGCGCTTTATCTGTCGATTCTGAAGACTACCCGGCATTATATCAATCAGCAAATAATGCCTCTAGTGATGCTCAGACGCTGCATCTACGTACGACGTATTCCTATTTGATTTTGATGGTAGTTGGTGCTCTGTTCGCCGCCTACTCTGCCAAGTCTACTGCGGTAACTATTATTTCTGCAGTCTTCTTTATGACGACTTTAGGAATAAGTTTATTGTCTGAATGGAAACGCCATGACAAAGTCTGGTATAAAGGCCGCGCTGTTGCCGAATCTATTAAAACTAGATCTTGGCGCTATATGATGAATGCAGAACCTTATTCTGTGACAGATCCGCCAATAAAAGCTCAACATGAGTTTTGTAATGATTTAGCAGAAATTTTAAGTCAAAATAATACTCTCTCCGAGTTTATGGGTAACGGAGCAGTTTCCTATGATGCTGTTACTGATAAGATGAAATGGGTTCGTAATCTAGATACTCCAACTAGGTTGGCTGTTTATAAAGAACATAGGATAGAGGAACAACGCTTATGGTACAGTAAGAAATCTGTAGAGAACCGTATAATGGGCAAGCGTTGGTTTCGGGTAATGGTTATTCTTCACAGTTTAGCAATCATATTGCTTCTTGTTCAAATTGGTTATCCTAAATTATCCAATCTTCCAATCGAAGCAATTATAGTTGGAGCAACCGGTGTTCTCACTTGGATTCAAGTAAAAAGGTATCAAGACAATTCTACTGTGTATGCGTTTACAGCACATGAGATAGTTCTGATACGACAGAAAAGCGATGGAATAACAACTGATAAAGAACTGTCTGATTTCGTCAAGGATGCTGAAAATGCCTTCTCTAGAGAGCATACCATGTGGGTAGCTAGAAAAGACGTTTCGGGCTGAATCCTGGTTAACTTCTTTTTCATCCTATGACTATCGAAACGGAACGCGAAGCCAACGGACGCTGGCTGGCCGAATTGCTGCAAATAGCCGGGGCCCTGGCCTACGGACCTACGCGGGAGCAGGCCATTGCCAACGCACAAGCTCTGGCGCTGCGCGTTATTGCCGAACAGTTGGAATTGGGCTAGGAGCGCCCGCGCTGCCGCGGAACCAAAGGTCCCCATGGGCGTAAAAGAAAGGACCGGGACTATCCCCGGCCCTTTCTCTTTACCATTCCTTACCCATGTCCATCTTCAGCAGCGATAAGCTCAAGGGCAAGAAAATTGCCATCATTGCCACCGACGGCTTCGAGCAGGCCGAGCTTGACGAGCCCAAGAAATACCTCGAAGGCGAAGGCGCTACCACCCACGTCATCTCCCTCAAAAGCGGCTCCATCAAGGGCTGGGACGGCCCCAGCAAGGACTGGGGCGACAAAGTAGATGTCGATAAAGTCATCACCGACGTGAAGCCGGCCGACTACGACGCCCTGGTGCTGCCCGGCGGCCAGATGAACCCCGACATCCTGCGCCTCGACAAAGACGTGGTGGCCTTCGTGCGCGAGTTTGCCGGCTCGGGCAAGGTGGTGGCCGCCATCTGCCACGGCCCCTGGACGCTGATTGAGGCCGACGTGGTGCGCGGCAAGAAAATGACCAGCTGGCCCAGCCTGAAAACCGACCTTAAAAACGCCGGCGCCCACTGGGAAGATTCGGAAGTGGTGGTAGACAAAGGCCTCATCACCAGCCGCAAGCCCGCCGATATTCCCGCCTTCAACAAGAAAATTGTAGAAGAAATCCTTGAAGGCCAGCACGCCCCGCGCAGCTAGGGCCCCCGGCTTTACGTTGAAATAAAACGGCCCGCTACTGCCTAGTAGCGGGCCGTTCGCGTGTAGCTTGGACGCTGCGAGTCCGAGCCGCTAACCGGTCGCTGAACAATAATCGGTAGGACGAAGTGGGAGCCGTGGACTCGCAGCGTCCACGCTACAGCCCGGCGGCGCGCAGCGGGGCCCCCGCCAGGTGCAGCAGGGCCGTCATGGCCAAGTCGAATACCAGCAGGAAGGTGCCTTGCAGCAGCACCGAGTAGCCGAAGCCAGCCAGCCGGGCGGGGTGGCGCGCGTCAGGCTCGGTGGCCCGGCGGCGCAGCCAGAGGCCCACGACGACGTAGAGCACGTCGAGCCCGGTGTTGATGAGGAACAGGTTTTCGTCGTGGTGGTGGGCCCCCGCTTCGGCGGCCAGCGACCAACCGGCCGGCGGCAAGCGGCGCAGCATGACGATGCCCCAGGCGGCGAGGCCGGCGTTCACCAGGGCCCAGGCCACGTTCATGAAGTGGAAGTAGTAGGGCTCCAGGCGGCGGTCGGCGCGGCCCACGGCGTAGCCGCTGCCCACCAGGTTGGCGATGACCCAGGCGGCGAGCACCGCCAGGCCACGGCCCACAATTAGCTCGCGGGCAGCGTACAGGGCATTGGGGTCGAGGGCGGGCATGGGAAAAGGGAATAAAAAAGCCGCCTGCCCCCGCAACCCGAAAGGCGCGCGGGCAGGCGGCGGTAGGGCCCCAGCGGGCCTATTGGGTGAAGCCCAAACCCAGGTACACCTGGAAGGTTTGGTTGTGCAAGTTGCTGTTGGTCAGGTTGGCCACAGTATTGCCGCCGTACTTTATCGACACGCCGTCTTTGTACACGTTGCCCAGGCCCAGGTCGTAGCGCACGCCGATGCGGGCGGGGCCCACGCGGCCCTCAAAGCCGGCCACGGCGCCGTAATCAAGCGAGTTGAAGCCGCCGGCGGACAGGGCAAGGTCCTGGTCGTACACCCGGGCGTTGGTTAGCAGCGACACCTGGGGCCCGATGTGGAAGCTCAGGTTTTTGGTGAAGTTGGCCACGTACAGGACGGGCAGCTGCAAGTAGTTCAGGCGGGTGGTGCGCTGGCTTTCGTTGTAAGCGCCGCCGGCAAAGTTGGCGATGTAGCCCTTGCGCGTGTACAGCAGCTCGACTTGCACGGACGACACTTGGTTGAAGCCAAACTGGCCGTACACGCCGCCGTGGAAGGCGTTGATGTAATCGGGGTTGAGCAGGCCCTTGCCGCCGCCGTAGAGGTTGCTCAGGTTGTAGCCGCCCTTGATGCCGAAGCCGGTGTTGCGCGAATCGGTGACGGCGCCGCCGGTGTAATCTTTCGAGGAAAGGTCGCCGCCGGCGCGGGCCTGGGCCATAGCCGCCGGGGCCGCCGCGGCGCCCAGCATAAGCGTGAGAAGAAGATTTTTCATAAATTAAGGGGATGGATAAAGGGATAGAAAACAGCGGCCCCGGCGGGGCCCCACATCGGGTATCGACGATGCCCTATACTTCGCCCCGCCCAGAAAGTTGCCCACCGGGGCCCCGGGGCCTAAAAATTCGCCGGCCGGTGCTACCTTTGCCCGGCCCGCCGCACCTTGGCGCGGGCGCCTTTGGGGTATTAGCTCAGTTGGTTCAGAGTACCACCCTGACACGGTGGGGGTCACTGGTTCGAGCCCAGTATGCCTCACAAAAAGCCTTTCCGCCGCGCGGGGAGGCTTTTTGCTTTTGGGGCCCCGGTGCGGTGCGTAGCTTGGCGCCAT
This genomic stretch from Hymenobacter sp. PAMC 26628 harbors:
- a CDS encoding FAD-dependent oxidoreductase → MFDLTPARAAAVRAVADTLLPPAPGLPTGSEGIDLDQFVAAVRAQPFGAQAEFGQLLDLLNQPVVGLTWLGPLRPFAQLSAAQREQLLQSWAASRLPPLRKGFQALRKLCLFLYYGGSRPGRPAAWNALGYPGPADAPADTAQPLQTLRPRQDITYDCDVLVVGSGAGGGVVAGELAAAGFDVLVLEKGPYYHGRDFTQRETDMMGALYDARGTLGTHDGGVGILAGSCLGGGTTVNWAGAFRTPDYVLEEWARAHQAPHFTGPDFQQSLDAVSAALGVNTDYTRHNGQNQALWDGSQRLGQDVKLIPRNERGVDAADDAHFRALGYSSLGDGHGHKQGTLNTYLPLAARHGARLLADARVERITQAHGRAAGAEAVYAPADGPAVRVQVRARCVVVAAGAIQTPALLLRSGLRHPHLGRHLHLHPTLIVAALYPWAMHSWHGPSMSVVNDAHTRRHGTNFGVKLETPPTHPGLLSTVLPWLSGAQHRELMAGAAHLGSFIALTRDRDGGRVRVDKHGIPLIDYALSDFDRGNLLAGVQAAAEIHAAAGAHTIYLPHGTLPILKAENGALRHPELLAQLPHLGWRPNQFGLYSAHQMSTARMGGDAATHPVRLTGETVELPGLYVADGAAFPACSGVNPMLTIMALAHHTAQGLKATLPVAARAMAAQ
- a CDS encoding acyl-CoA thioesterase, with amino-acid sequence MPDLVRTPETRHRVHFQDCDMLGHLNNARYLDYFLNAREDQVAEHYALNMGELAREQHAAWVITKHHLSYLKPARQGVEVLIRTQLIHFDNSNLVVEMQMRAADGLRLLALLWSEMTFVKMPAGTRLDHSDELMDLLDRVDVEEVEYDPDGFDDRVKAVRQELKQLRRSAE
- a CDS encoding mechanosensitive ion channel family protein, with amino-acid sequence MLLATGAQAQRRAAPLGAPAAGAPDTVTHDDAHRIEMGYTTLSGISGQVRNVYDPRDLAEALPDVCETLKAIQHGVEETDQVVDIKQLQMCQLMLATTQGQLTEWRTALGGAHEALEAMQARLKALPGPPARAPHPDAAALTLERADSALQGRQGRIAGLLTKRFQRVKTLQTQVAASYIQSLELQDRVGDLMRRFGRTTIKAAYPPLWQARPVPPPPPDPDAAQDEVYRREIIGYYFANNWDNWAYMALIGAVFYGWVAFNYRRVNKRALAIEPPFHYLRPGLVAATLVVVFSLAPALELHPPPVYLALLQVLLLGALTAVFARSWPRGAFWYWLGLVAFFVGLALINANAAAGLLVRWGLLLLDVAAVGIGAVLLRRVRHAAKLPPFVVPVTGVFMALNGLAVACNVLGRLSLAKMFSTTAIFGLTQGIGLAVLIELLTEAFLLQVLCSRSAAGGVGHFDYDKIGPSLLRLLTAVAAGLWLLVFTSNLNLYGVLYGVAERFLAAPRLLGSTEFTLGNILLFFIILYISAQLQQYIGYFFGEVSDADDTPGTRQRGSWLVGLRLLLVLVGFALATAATGLPLSKIAIVFGALSVGIGLGLQSIVNNLVSGIILIFERPFHVGDFIEVAGKAGRVQDIGIRSSKLTSVTGSEIIVPNGDLLSGHVINWTRTNDHVRVDLTLKIAPAVNPDADGQADPQAALQTAREQIQEEIKASPYTMHTLAPEILLNNINGQVYELRVLFWITNIRQQELTKSEILAGIYRRFTAQGLVLS
- a CDS encoding carboxypeptidase-like regulatory domain-containing protein, with amino-acid sequence MTKSLIPMSQGDLYLLLPLAWQAYGEQLPRFAAYKSGYTAALADAQAAALAAAQALPDDAARSGQAEAVRQRLLPQLTEYLAAWYQLDGYIEEAYPDAYAAMRDAAGHRDYDAAGHYDWARAAALMAAADAFVRAHAADLRTAGQMPDGFPAALAAEAADVGALLGEYQALKGTAQQGTAAQQTANKALYDDYQKMNRDAQRIFRLQPDTARLFQTEYLLGLVRGPGQAGVRGTLTLPGGAPAAGVTVAVAGPKTAAAVSDEQGRYALAVPAGDYTLTFSGAGYAPQEAAVTVQAGVKKRADGVMGKG
- a CDS encoding TIR domain-containing protein encodes the protein MPALKRYRLFISHAWRYHDDYVRFINLLDEAPLFEYANYSVPRDDKFDKMSSTALGEEIMGQIRPVQCVIILGGLYVSYSDWIQYEIDYAKQMQKPIIAVMPWGSTVTPKAVTQAANIIVGWNTNSFVSAIRDYSI
- a CDS encoding DUF4231 domain-containing protein; amino-acid sequence: MTTQSNTAGALSVDSEDYPALYQSANNASSDAQTLHLRTTYSYLILMVVGALFAAYSAKSTAVTIISAVFFMTTLGISLLSEWKRHDKVWYKGRAVAESIKTRSWRYMMNAEPYSVTDPPIKAQHEFCNDLAEILSQNNTLSEFMGNGAVSYDAVTDKMKWVRNLDTPTRLAVYKEHRIEEQRLWYSKKSVENRIMGKRWFRVMVILHSLAIILLLVQIGYPKLSNLPIEAIIVGATGVLTWIQVKRYQDNSTVYAFTAHEIVLIRQKSDGITTDKELSDFVKDAENAFSREHTMWVARKDVSG
- a CDS encoding type II toxin-antitoxin system HicB family antitoxin, with protein sequence MTIETEREANGRWLAELLQIAGALAYGPTREQAIANAQALALRVIAEQLELG
- a CDS encoding type 1 glutamine amidotransferase domain-containing protein, which gives rise to MSIFSSDKLKGKKIAIIATDGFEQAELDEPKKYLEGEGATTHVISLKSGSIKGWDGPSKDWGDKVDVDKVITDVKPADYDALVLPGGQMNPDILRLDKDVVAFVREFAGSGKVVAAICHGPWTLIEADVVRGKKMTSWPSLKTDLKNAGAHWEDSEVVVDKGLITSRKPADIPAFNKKIVEEILEGQHAPRS
- a CDS encoding DUF6992 family protein; the protein is MPALDPNALYAARELIVGRGLAVLAAWVIANLVGSGYAVGRADRRLEPYYFHFMNVAWALVNAGLAAWGIVMLRRLPPAGWSLAAEAGAHHHDENLFLINTGLDVLYVVVGLWLRRRATEPDARHPARLAGFGYSVLLQGTFLLVFDLAMTALLHLAGAPLRAAGL
- a CDS encoding porin family protein produces the protein MKNLLLTLMLGAAAAPAAMAQARAGGDLSSKDYTGGAVTDSRNTGFGIKGGYNLSNLYGGGKGLLNPDYINAFHGGVYGQFGFNQVSSVQVELLYTRKGYIANFAGGAYNESQRTTRLNYLQLPVLYVANFTKNLSFHIGPQVSLLTNARVYDQDLALSAGGFNSLDYGAVAGFEGRVGPARIGVRYDLGLGNVYKDGVSIKYGGNTVANLTNSNLHNQTFQVYLGLGFTQ